Proteins encoded within one genomic window of Phototrophicus methaneseepsis:
- a CDS encoding class I SAM-dependent methyltransferase translates to MGYYNDEKNVAAYIEMADGYIGHALINTLEQYIPDGSTVLELGMGPGTDLLLLAQYYRVTGSDFAEPFLHRFRRQHPDIDLMLLDAVTLETNRTFDAIYSNKVLYHLTPAELRQSFTEQLRLLKPGGIALHSFWYGEKPSEEMNELHFEYHTYDTLRDLIDPRFSLQEVGRYGEIEPDDSLFIVLKKRFM, encoded by the coding sequence ATGGGCTACTATAACGATGAGAAAAATGTCGCAGCATATATCGAGATGGCGGATGGCTATATTGGGCATGCGTTAATCAACACCTTGGAGCAATACATTCCTGATGGCTCTACTGTGCTGGAATTAGGCATGGGGCCAGGGACCGATTTACTGCTGCTGGCACAATATTACCGTGTCACAGGCTCGGATTTTGCTGAGCCATTTTTGCATCGCTTCCGCAGGCAACATCCAGATATTGATTTGATGCTGCTTGATGCTGTCACGCTGGAGACGAACCGCACCTTCGATGCTATCTATTCCAATAAAGTCCTCTATCATCTGACGCCAGCAGAACTCCGGCAGTCTTTTACGGAGCAGCTACGTCTATTGAAGCCAGGGGGCATCGCGCTGCATTCCTTCTGGTATGGGGAAAAGCCCAGTGAAGAGATGAACGAACTTCATTTTGAGTATCACACGTACGATACGCTGCGCGACCTGATCGATCCGCGCTTTAGCTTGCAAGAAGTGGGGCGCTATGGCGAGATTGAGCCAGATGACTCGCTCTTTATCGTGCTCAAAAAACGCTTTATGTAA
- a CDS encoding CPBP family intramembrane glutamic endopeptidase produces MSSPDTQQTDQQTESATPNLLQWIGLPQAEPPWSLLDAALALFALMVAMTIIATAIALNVSGTDASTTPPRDAFLLGWAVAGFITVAFVLIRWRRTPEMWQAMRMVSPRLGLPIVALMGVAAAFAIDLAVGTGNGAVQPVAIFYGLGSASNQWLLAAVFAVVAQPVAEGLVFFGVLQARLRASFGAWPGYLLTIVLFTAYHALIFGAQLPDRAALWYGVVYPALVAAFLGAMRIRLGSTLAVIIAYAAMGITTVLAGLALIG; encoded by the coding sequence ATGAGCAGCCCGGATACCCAACAAACGGATCAACAAACAGAATCCGCTACCCCTAATTTGTTGCAATGGATCGGCCTCCCTCAGGCAGAGCCGCCCTGGTCTCTGTTAGATGCTGCCCTGGCTTTGTTCGCCCTCATGGTGGCGATGACCATTATCGCGACGGCGATTGCTCTCAATGTATCCGGCACAGATGCCAGCACCACGCCGCCCAGGGACGCGTTCTTACTGGGATGGGCTGTTGCGGGTTTTATTACTGTCGCCTTTGTGTTGATTCGCTGGCGGCGCACGCCGGAGATGTGGCAGGCGATGCGTATGGTCAGCCCGCGGCTGGGCCTGCCTATCGTCGCCTTAATGGGCGTGGCGGCTGCGTTCGCTATTGATCTGGCCGTTGGCACGGGTAATGGGGCTGTGCAGCCTGTAGCGATCTTTTATGGCCTTGGCTCTGCCAGCAATCAATGGCTTCTGGCGGCTGTCTTCGCTGTGGTGGCTCAGCCCGTTGCGGAAGGGCTGGTCTTCTTTGGGGTGCTGCAGGCGCGCCTACGGGCGAGTTTTGGCGCCTGGCCTGGTTACCTCCTGACGATTGTTTTGTTCACAGCCTACCATGCGCTGATCTTCGGCGCACAGCTTCCGGATCGGGCTGCACTGTGGTATGGCGTGGTGTATCCGGCTCTGGTCGCAGCCTTTTTAGGAGCAATGCGTATCCGCCTGGGTTCGACTCTGGCAGTGATTATTGCTTACGCTGCCATGGGGATCACAACCGTTCTGGCCGGGTTGGCGCTCATAGGTTAA
- a CDS encoding MFS transporter, producing the protein MSITLSNPSLRRTTHANFHHLVMDIAWFGLALAASSRFAQFYAIRLGATAIELGWLASLPALVLVFATTFSQWWRGRYHSSVNALWWPSIAFRTVFLLPAFAPFFPATLRVPWLIVAATVPAVAQGVSSALFVVAMRETLLPEQLTSNFARRAIWQNITITIGVLGFGLLLETLPFPLNYQIMFVMAFGFSLVSQWHIMRLKPIVPEDKPEPQRYNLTRRLRDDRFQSVALVTLASYIGFHAIIAVIPLHLEQNLGATEGFMAVFSMVELLTAAFAATRMEWMVNRFGNRTVIAIGMGGTAIAALILGLAPTLWLTLPAAAFTGASWTFTSIAVLGFFAARTEANDVNASTIYHQILFLAMFIGPMIGSALVAIGLPIASVVVVGAGIRLLSAGIVHRGLSLFGKPRVVVKRK; encoded by the coding sequence ATGTCCATTACACTCTCTAACCCCTCGCTTCGTCGTACAACACATGCCAACTTTCACCATCTGGTCATGGATATCGCCTGGTTCGGCCTTGCATTGGCCGCCTCATCACGCTTTGCACAATTTTATGCCATTCGACTAGGAGCGACGGCGATTGAACTGGGCTGGTTAGCTTCACTGCCAGCACTTGTCCTGGTATTCGCTACAACTTTTAGCCAGTGGTGGCGAGGACGTTATCATAGCAGTGTGAACGCCTTATGGTGGCCGAGCATTGCTTTTCGTACCGTTTTCTTGCTCCCGGCGTTTGCCCCGTTCTTCCCTGCGACGCTGCGCGTCCCGTGGTTGATTGTGGCTGCGACGGTCCCTGCTGTGGCACAGGGCGTTTCATCGGCGCTTTTCGTCGTCGCCATGCGCGAAACGCTGCTGCCGGAACAACTGACATCTAATTTTGCCCGCCGGGCAATCTGGCAAAATATCACCATTACGATTGGCGTGCTTGGCTTTGGCCTGCTGCTAGAGACGCTGCCTTTCCCGCTGAATTATCAGATTATGTTCGTCATGGCGTTTGGCTTCTCATTGGTGAGCCAGTGGCACATTATGCGCCTTAAGCCCATCGTGCCAGAAGATAAGCCGGAACCCCAGCGCTATAATCTGACGCGCCGCTTGCGTGATGATCGCTTTCAATCTGTGGCACTGGTGACACTGGCCTCTTATATTGGCTTCCATGCCATTATTGCCGTAATTCCACTGCATCTGGAACAAAACCTGGGTGCGACAGAGGGCTTTATGGCTGTTTTTAGCATGGTGGAATTGTTGACTGCCGCGTTTGCTGCCACGCGTATGGAGTGGATGGTGAATCGCTTTGGCAATCGTACGGTGATCGCCATCGGCATGGGTGGGACGGCGATTGCCGCGCTCATCCTGGGCCTGGCCCCCACCTTGTGGCTGACGCTGCCCGCTGCCGCCTTCACGGGGGCTTCCTGGACGTTTACCTCGATTGCTGTACTGGGGTTCTTCGCAGCCCGCACAGAAGCCAATGACGTCAATGCTTCTACGATTTATCACCAGATTCTATTCCTGGCGATGTTCATTGGCCCGATGATTGGTAGTGCGCTTGTCGCGATTGGCCTGCCTATTGCAAGTGTCGTCGTTGTTGGGGCGGGTATCCGTTTGCTATCAGCGGGCATTGTTCATCGTGGCCTGTCGCTCTTTGGCAAGCCACGCGTCGTCGTTAAGCGTAAATAG
- a CDS encoding saccharopine dehydrogenase family protein, translated as MVEAFAENRWMLYGATGFTGTLVAEEAVKRGHSPILAGRNAEKLRSLARRLGLKYVAFDLDDVNTIARHIADIDVVYHAAGPFIFTSDSMIHACLATHTHYLDISGELAVFENTFSYDEAARRNRIALISGVGFDVVPTDCLVAYVARHISAPSTLEVGIGDFGNGLSAGTFKSTLEILPNGNTVRRDGKLQSAPFSSKEIPMPGGLTKALSVPWGDVATAYRTTGIRNITAYMALPGPVVTLAQALGPLFSTLTKNALFRRSLSLIGDRLFTGPTEAKRETQQVFIWARATNPAGESKEAWLVTPEAYRFTAEIAIEAIERTLSQQPFGALTPSLAFGEDFVLAVPGVERADTL; from the coding sequence ATGGTCGAGGCATTTGCTGAAAATCGCTGGATGCTCTATGGTGCGACAGGATTTACGGGGACACTCGTCGCGGAAGAAGCCGTCAAACGGGGGCACAGCCCCATCCTGGCAGGCCGCAATGCTGAAAAGTTGCGTTCCCTGGCGCGCCGCCTTGGCTTGAAATATGTCGCCTTCGACCTGGATGATGTCAATACGATTGCACGCCACATCGCGGATATTGATGTCGTCTACCATGCTGCCGGGCCGTTTATCTTCACTAGCGATTCTATGATTCATGCTTGCCTGGCGACGCATACGCACTATCTCGATATTTCCGGTGAATTAGCTGTCTTCGAAAACACATTTAGCTATGATGAAGCTGCCCGTCGCAATCGTATCGCGCTCATCAGCGGGGTTGGCTTTGATGTCGTCCCGACAGATTGCCTGGTTGCTTATGTGGCCCGCCATATCAGCGCCCCCAGCACCCTAGAAGTCGGCATTGGGGACTTCGGCAATGGTCTGAGTGCGGGTACATTTAAATCCACACTGGAGATCCTCCCCAACGGCAATACCGTCCGGCGAGACGGTAAATTGCAATCTGCTCCTTTCTCTAGCAAGGAAATCCCTATGCCTGGTGGGCTGACAAAAGCGCTCAGCGTGCCGTGGGGGGATGTCGCCACAGCCTATCGCACGACGGGCATCCGCAATATCACGGCCTATATGGCGCTGCCCGGCCCTGTGGTCACATTGGCGCAGGCCCTGGGGCCGCTCTTTAGCACCCTGACGAAGAATGCCCTGTTTCGGCGCAGCTTAAGCCTCATCGGGGATCGTCTCTTTACAGGCCCGACAGAAGCTAAGCGAGAGACGCAGCAGGTATTTATCTGGGCACGTGCGACGAACCCGGCGGGTGAATCCAAAGAGGCGTGGCTCGTCACGCCAGAAGCGTATCGCTTCACGGCGGAAATCGCGATAGAAGCCATTGAGCGGACTCTGAGCCAGCAGCCATTCGGCGCCCTCACCCCATCACTGGCCTTTGGTGAAGATTTTGTGCTGGCTGTACCGGGCGTCGAGCGGGCCGACACGTTGTAA
- a CDS encoding citrate synthase/methylcitrate synthase: MELETIMRPGLQGVIAAETRLSRPDGQRGVLVIAGYWLERIAPYATFEEMVYLLWHDRLPTAVELATFKAELAEKRALPPIAEDILRAAAAQKQPVMDALRMAAGTLNLVVDAADAQAAAQVAVAAFPTIVASYWRLLQGEALIAPRADLSHAANYLYMLTGDVPDADAVRALETYLNTVIDHGFNASTFTARVIASTQSDMIAAVVGAIGALKGPLHGGAPGPALDMVFEIGTPENAEPVIRAKLERGERLMGFGHRVYKVRDPRADVLNAAAERFFVGERAEFYALVRHVEQVALDLLEEYKPGRSLKTNVEFYTALVLHGIGLPTDLFSPTFAISRVGGWTAHALEHYASGRIIRPLAQYTGETERRWVPITERD, translated from the coding sequence ATGGAACTAGAGACGATTATGCGACCCGGTTTGCAGGGCGTCATCGCCGCAGAAACGCGACTGAGCCGCCCGGATGGGCAGCGCGGGGTGCTTGTCATTGCAGGGTATTGGCTGGAGCGCATCGCGCCCTATGCGACTTTTGAAGAGATGGTTTATTTGCTATGGCATGATCGCCTGCCAACGGCTGTTGAACTGGCAACTTTTAAAGCAGAGCTGGCTGAAAAACGCGCCCTGCCCCCTATCGCAGAAGATATTTTGCGCGCCGCCGCTGCCCAAAAGCAGCCCGTCATGGATGCACTACGCATGGCGGCGGGCACGCTCAACCTCGTCGTCGATGCCGCTGATGCACAGGCCGCGGCACAGGTGGCCGTGGCGGCTTTCCCAACCATTGTGGCGAGTTACTGGCGGCTGCTTCAGGGTGAGGCTCTCATCGCGCCACGTGCGGACCTAAGCCACGCGGCCAACTACCTGTATATGCTCACGGGGGATGTGCCAGATGCGGACGCAGTGCGTGCGCTGGAAACGTACCTCAATACCGTGATCGACCATGGGTTTAATGCCAGCACCTTTACAGCCCGCGTCATTGCTTCTACGCAGTCAGATATGATCGCGGCTGTGGTGGGTGCCATTGGCGCACTCAAGGGGCCGCTGCATGGCGGTGCACCCGGCCCTGCGCTCGATATGGTCTTTGAGATCGGCACGCCAGAAAATGCCGAACCCGTCATCCGGGCCAAGCTGGAACGTGGCGAGCGACTGATGGGCTTCGGGCATCGTGTCTATAAAGTGCGGGACCCGCGCGCGGATGTGCTCAATGCAGCAGCGGAACGCTTCTTCGTGGGTGAACGAGCCGAATTTTATGCGCTGGTGCGCCATGTGGAACAAGTTGCGCTTGATCTACTGGAAGAATACAAGCCAGGGCGCAGCCTGAAGACCAATGTAGAATTCTATACAGCGCTGGTGCTGCACGGCATTGGCCTGCCCACAGATTTATTCAGCCCGACCTTTGCCATTTCGCGCGTCGGTGGTTGGACGGCCCATGCCCTGGAGCACTACGCAAGCGGGCGCATTATCCGGCCCCTGGCGCAGTACACCGGCGAAACAGAACGCCGCTGGGTGCCTATCACAGAGCGTGATTAA
- a CDS encoding NUDIX hydrolase: MAESSSPSQLPNWLDWTRRLQAIAQIGLTYAQDVYDRERYEQIRELACEIAAQHTGGDAAQILALYAQEEGYMTPKVDVRGVVFNENEEILLVREVSDGLWTLPGGWADVHDTPSRAVEREIWEESGYEARAVKLLAAYDRDTQGHPPLPYSVYKLFFLCEVQGGSAQVSHETSEVAFFGKDAIPPLSLGRVNERQIARFYEHLAQPDLPTDFD; this comes from the coding sequence ATGGCTGAATCTTCGTCCCCCTCGCAATTACCCAACTGGCTGGATTGGACGCGACGTTTACAAGCGATTGCCCAGATCGGCCTGACGTATGCCCAGGATGTTTACGACCGTGAGCGCTACGAGCAAATCCGTGAGCTTGCCTGTGAAATCGCTGCTCAGCATACCGGTGGCGATGCCGCGCAAATCCTGGCACTGTACGCCCAGGAAGAAGGCTATATGACGCCTAAAGTGGATGTGCGCGGTGTGGTCTTCAATGAAAATGAGGAAATCTTACTCGTGAGAGAAGTTAGCGATGGCCTATGGACGCTGCCGGGTGGTTGGGCCGATGTGCATGATACGCCGTCGCGGGCTGTCGAGCGCGAAATTTGGGAAGAAAGCGGTTATGAAGCCCGCGCTGTGAAGCTGTTGGCCGCCTACGACCGGGATACACAGGGTCACCCGCCGTTACCTTATTCGGTCTATAAACTGTTCTTCTTGTGCGAAGTTCAAGGCGGCAGCGCCCAAGTCAGCCATGAAACCAGTGAAGTCGCCTTCTTCGGCAAAGACGCTATCCCGCCGCTTTCGTTGGGGCGCGTCAATGAGCGGCAGATCGCACGTTTTTATGAGCACCTCGCGCAGCCTGATTTGCCAACGGATTTTGACTGA
- a CDS encoding NUDIX domain-containing protein, translating into MAASQNDWAERLRVIAAEGLAASASLANDEHNFDRERYQQVLALADRIEKELPGPSEPLRLPETAPQTPKTGVRGAAFRDGQLLLIRHCESGLWSLPGGFADAEDTPTQMIVREFAEETGFAIRPIKLFAVYARNSHPHAYSPNEFHMFFFICEIISGAWQPNQETCDLGFFAEEALPPLDPMTVTPYQISRCFAHARHALLPTEFD; encoded by the coding sequence ATGGCGGCATCCCAGAACGATTGGGCAGAGCGTCTACGTGTTATCGCTGCTGAGGGCCTTGCAGCATCTGCTAGCCTCGCCAATGACGAACACAACTTTGACCGTGAGCGCTACCAGCAGGTGCTGGCATTGGCGGACCGGATCGAAAAGGAGTTGCCCGGCCCGTCTGAGCCGCTGCGCCTGCCAGAGACAGCGCCACAGACGCCTAAAACAGGTGTGCGTGGTGCTGCCTTCCGCGATGGTCAACTGCTGCTAATCCGGCATTGTGAAAGCGGCTTATGGTCGTTACCGGGTGGCTTTGCAGATGCAGAGGATACGCCGACGCAGATGATCGTCCGAGAATTTGCGGAAGAAACAGGCTTTGCCATCCGGCCAATCAAGCTCTTTGCAGTCTATGCGCGCAACAGCCATCCGCATGCCTACTCGCCCAATGAATTCCACATGTTCTTCTTCATCTGCGAGATTATCAGTGGGGCATGGCAGCCGAACCAGGAAACGTGTGACCTGGGTTTCTTCGCTGAAGAGGCCCTCCCGCCCCTGGATCCTATGACCGTCACGCCCTATCAGATCAGCCGATGTTTTGCCCACGCTCGCCATGCGCTCCTACCGACGGAGTTTGATTAG
- a CDS encoding pentapeptide repeat-containing protein, producing MLKRTLSRQGWAELLYLVVGIVLGLLINTLLESVGPPNYHDLLRDLLPEAVGITFTVLILDRLNAAREERQLKDQLIRRAHSRYNHTALEAIEDMRVLGYLEDGLLAARELRGSNWHSANLYKADLEECDLTNAVLKKADFVYANLKGAKVAEQQLMHTETMYGATMPDGSRYDGRYNLPGDAAFAKRSEVDTGSPEDMARWYGVSLERYLKGQQWAKQHLPRYQQPEG from the coding sequence ATGTTAAAAAGAACGCTAAGCCGCCAGGGCTGGGCAGAACTGCTCTATCTGGTCGTTGGGATTGTGTTGGGCTTGCTCATCAATACGTTATTGGAGTCCGTTGGGCCGCCAAACTATCACGACCTGCTGCGTGATCTGCTGCCGGAGGCGGTTGGTATCACGTTTACAGTTCTCATTCTGGATAGGCTCAACGCCGCCCGCGAAGAACGCCAGCTCAAAGATCAACTTATCCGGCGCGCTCACAGCCGCTATAACCATACCGCTCTTGAAGCAATTGAAGATATGCGCGTATTGGGCTATCTGGAAGATGGCCTATTGGCAGCGCGTGAACTGCGCGGCAGCAATTGGCACAGCGCCAACCTCTATAAAGCAGACCTGGAAGAGTGTGACCTGACCAATGCGGTGCTCAAAAAGGCGGATTTTGTCTATGCTAATCTCAAAGGGGCTAAGGTAGCCGAGCAGCAGCTCATGCACACTGAGACGATGTATGGCGCGACGATGCCCGACGGTAGCCGTTACGATGGCCGCTATAACTTGCCAGGCGATGCGGCTTTCGCAAAACGTAGTGAAGTCGATACTGGCTCGCCGGAAGATATGGCGCGCTGGTATGGTGTTTCTCTGGAGCGTTATCTGAAGGGGCAGCAATGGGCCAAACAGCATTTACCACGTTATCAGCAACCGGAGGGATGA
- the map gene encoding type I methionyl aminopeptidase: protein MVVRNQRDLEGLMRIGQICGLTLQHMLKHVEPGITTHELDRIGEEFLKKHNAASAPITAYNYPGWTCISINDEAAHGIPGNRKVQPGDIVNVDVSAVLEGYWGDTGASIIVPPVSPRLERLTEWTRKALNAGIAAAKEGDPVYEIGRAVHQVAREGGYTIIKELGGHGVGLNIHEGPTVHNFMNRRAKQKMVDGLVITIEPFLNLGKGKIYTEDDGWTLRTRDGSISCQYEHTVIINGNDPILATKVEGSH, encoded by the coding sequence GTGGTTGTCAGAAACCAGCGCGATTTAGAAGGCCTGATGCGCATTGGCCAGATTTGTGGCCTGACCTTACAACATATGCTCAAGCATGTAGAGCCAGGGATCACCACCCATGAGCTTGACCGCATCGGCGAAGAATTTTTGAAGAAGCACAACGCTGCTTCCGCACCGATCACAGCCTATAACTATCCTGGGTGGACGTGCATCAGCATCAATGACGAAGCGGCGCACGGCATCCCTGGGAACCGCAAAGTGCAGCCCGGTGATATTGTGAACGTGGATGTCTCTGCTGTGTTAGAAGGTTACTGGGGCGATACAGGCGCTAGCATCATCGTCCCGCCTGTTTCGCCACGTCTGGAGCGCCTCACGGAGTGGACGCGCAAGGCGCTCAATGCCGGGATCGCAGCCGCTAAAGAAGGCGATCCTGTTTATGAGATTGGGCGTGCTGTGCATCAGGTTGCTAGGGAAGGCGGCTATACGATCATCAAGGAGCTGGGGGGGCATGGCGTCGGCCTGAACATCCATGAAGGCCCCACTGTGCATAACTTCATGAATCGGCGTGCCAAGCAAAAGATGGTCGATGGCCTTGTGATTACCATTGAGCCGTTCCTGAACCTGGGCAAAGGCAAAATCTATACAGAGGACGATGGTTGGACGCTGCGCACCCGTGATGGCAGCATCTCCTGCCAGTATGAACACACGGTCATTATCAACGGCAATGACCCGATCCTCGCGACGAAAGTAGAAGGCTCGCATTAA
- a CDS encoding MalY/PatB family protein: MTATHLYDFDTRLNHRAQRSSKWSIYDEDVLPLWVADMDFKAAPAVLEALHARVEHGVFGYTSQSNELIETICARMSNLYDWEVKPEEVILIPGLVTGLMIAADAEGKAGDGVLTQTPVYGPFLNVPPERGRFVQSVDLDYVQDDAYTFHYEFDPVAFEAAITKQTSMLYFCNPHNPAGRIYSKEEIQQIADICERHNIIICSDEIHCDLLMDGNKHTPTASLSPEISQRTITLMAPSKTFNLAGLQGSFAIIQNKAIRERFVAAASHMHAYGWGGATLNIFAYEAALAAYQHGGEWLEAVLAYLQDNRNFARDYIKAHMPGVKTTQPSATYLLWIDCTDLDLGDQDAQSFFLKHARVGMNGGNFFGSSPAMNKYVRLNFACPREVLTEALERMAAAVQAL; encoded by the coding sequence ATGACCGCTACGCATTTGTACGACTTTGACACCCGCCTGAATCATCGCGCTCAACGTAGTTCGAAGTGGTCCATCTATGATGAGGATGTACTGCCGTTATGGGTCGCTGATATGGACTTTAAGGCGGCTCCTGCTGTGCTAGAAGCCCTGCATGCCCGTGTGGAACACGGTGTTTTTGGCTATACAAGCCAATCCAATGAACTGATTGAGACCATCTGCGCCCGGATGAGCAATCTCTATGATTGGGAGGTGAAGCCGGAAGAAGTCATCCTGATCCCTGGCCTCGTCACCGGGTTGATGATTGCCGCAGATGCGGAGGGTAAAGCCGGCGATGGTGTCCTGACCCAGACGCCCGTTTATGGGCCGTTTTTGAATGTGCCGCCGGAACGCGGGCGCTTCGTACAATCGGTTGACCTGGATTACGTGCAGGATGATGCCTACACCTTCCACTATGAATTTGACCCGGTCGCCTTTGAGGCAGCCATCACGAAGCAGACGTCCATGCTTTACTTCTGCAACCCGCACAACCCCGCCGGACGCATCTACAGCAAAGAAGAAATTCAACAAATCGCGGATATTTGCGAACGCCACAATATCATCATCTGCTCCGATGAAATTCATTGCGACCTGCTGATGGACGGCAATAAACACACTCCTACCGCTTCGCTCTCGCCAGAAATCAGCCAGCGCACGATCACACTGATGGCCCCCAGCAAGACGTTCAACTTGGCAGGGCTGCAAGGCTCCTTCGCCATCATCCAGAACAAAGCCATACGAGAGCGCTTCGTCGCGGCAGCATCCCATATGCATGCTTATGGTTGGGGTGGCGCGACGTTGAACATCTTCGCCTATGAAGCGGCCCTGGCAGCCTACCAACATGGCGGCGAATGGCTGGAAGCTGTGCTAGCGTACCTGCAAGATAATCGCAATTTCGCCCGTGACTATATCAAGGCTCATATGCCGGGCGTCAAGACGACCCAGCCATCTGCCACCTATTTGCTGTGGATTGACTGCACGGACCTGGATTTGGGCGATCAGGATGCGCAGAGCTTCTTCCTGAAGCATGCGCGCGTGGGTATGAACGGCGGGAACTTCTTCGGCAGCAGCCCCGCCATGAACAAATACGTCCGCCTGAATTTTGCCTGCCCACGGGAGGTCCTTACGGAAGCGCTGGAACGCATGGCTGCAGCTGTACAGGCCCTATAA
- a CDS encoding maleylpyruvate isomerase N-terminal domain-containing protein: protein MEAFLQSLAAYEAAYQDLFDLLARYPASRRQKKGACGDWSPQQVVAHLSGWIAEAKRRYPRFATGTGNVVYNLDVFNDVSVRRRRDYNWAHTVAELERLVGELAAMARQVTPQQAGQDDRYREWLDSLTEDCRQHTAQLLAFEKASS from the coding sequence ATGGAAGCATTTTTGCAATCGCTGGCCGCTTATGAAGCGGCCTACCAAGATTTATTTGATTTACTCGCACGCTACCCCGCATCCCGACGACAGAAAAAAGGTGCTTGTGGCGACTGGTCGCCCCAGCAGGTCGTGGCGCATCTCTCCGGCTGGATTGCTGAAGCCAAACGCCGGTACCCGCGTTTCGCAACGGGTACAGGGAATGTGGTCTATAATTTAGATGTTTTTAATGACGTATCCGTACGGCGTCGTCGAGATTACAATTGGGCCCATACCGTCGCGGAATTGGAGCGATTAGTCGGTGAATTGGCAGCTATGGCACGTCAGGTCACGCCACAGCAAGCCGGGCAGGATGATCGCTATCGTGAATGGCTGGATTCTTTGACTGAAGACTGCCGCCAGCATACGGCCCAACTCCTCGCCTTTGAGAAAGCATCATCTTGA
- a CDS encoding nucleoside phosphorylase, with product MNNAIHYPILEHDPTDDTALHPQVLLKPHDAMPEHVVLCFFQDVIRDVTQRFPYDVPHSLRHSIGSEIGPNPLHIIETEWGPLAILHPGVGAPLAAGFLEEAIALGGRKFMACGGAGVLNHTFDMGHVVVPQAAIRDEGTSYHYLPPSREVAMVPEVVQRIEETLQAHDVPYDVGKTWTTDAIYRETRQKINQRRDEGCLVVEMEAAAFFAVAQFRDVAFGQILYGGDDVSGDLWDNRGWQRAASVREKLFWLSAETVFKL from the coding sequence ATGAATAATGCAATTCATTACCCCATCCTGGAGCATGACCCGACTGATGATACAGCGTTGCATCCGCAGGTTCTCTTAAAACCGCATGATGCAATGCCGGAGCATGTGGTGTTGTGCTTCTTCCAGGACGTTATCCGCGATGTCACCCAGCGCTTCCCATATGATGTGCCGCACAGCTTGCGTCACAGCATTGGCAGCGAGATTGGTCCCAATCCGCTGCACATCATCGAGACGGAATGGGGCCCACTGGCGATTTTGCACCCTGGCGTCGGGGCACCGCTGGCTGCTGGCTTCCTGGAAGAAGCCATTGCCCTTGGTGGGCGCAAGTTCATGGCTTGTGGTGGCGCGGGTGTGCTCAATCATACATTTGATATGGGTCATGTCGTTGTGCCCCAGGCTGCGATCCGTGACGAAGGCACCTCGTACCATTATTTGCCTCCTTCGCGGGAAGTTGCCATGGTGCCAGAGGTCGTTCAGCGGATTGAGGAGACGCTCCAGGCGCATGATGTGCCTTATGATGTGGGCAAGACGTGGACGACGGACGCCATCTACCGTGAAACACGCCAAAAAATAAATCAGCGCCGGGACGAAGGCTGCCTGGTTGTTGAAATGGAAGCGGCGGCTTTCTTCGCTGTTGCCCAGTTCCGCGATGTGGCCTTCGGGCAGATCCTCTACGGTGGCGATGATGTCAGCGGCGACCTGTGGGATAATCGGGGCTGGCAGCGAGCAGCGAGTGTCCGCGAAAAGCTCTTCTGGCTATCAGCAGAGACCGTTTTTAAGTTATGA
- a CDS encoding GNAT family N-acetyltransferase: MTIFSPIFAGKLVRLAPPQPEDMPIVASWTHDDDYMRNLDDDPIRPMSVEQIAQQPQHGDYGFHIRTLEQDLLIGFVSLFNLKWRNQTAELAIGIGNPDYRGRGYGSDALRLILRYGFDELNLHHIALTVMDYNSSAIRAYERVGFIKEGARREFIVRNGQRYDLLMYGMLRDEWLATLES, from the coding sequence GTGACGATTTTTTCACCCATCTTTGCGGGTAAGCTCGTGCGGTTGGCCCCGCCTCAACCTGAGGACATGCCTATTGTCGCCAGTTGGACGCATGATGATGACTATATGCGCAACCTGGATGATGATCCTATCCGGCCCATGTCTGTTGAGCAGATCGCCCAGCAGCCCCAGCACGGCGATTATGGCTTCCACATTCGCACGTTGGAACAGGATTTGCTCATTGGCTTTGTGTCTCTGTTCAACCTCAAGTGGCGCAACCAGACAGCGGAGCTGGCGATTGGTATTGGCAACCCAGATTATCGAGGGCGTGGGTATGGCAGTGATGCGCTGCGGCTGATTTTGCGCTATGGGTTCGATGAACTCAATCTACATCACATTGCCCTGACCGTTATGGATTACAACAGCAGTGCGATACGCGCCTATGAACGTGTTGGCTTCATCAAAGAGGGGGCGCGCCGTGAGTTTATTGTTCGCAACGGTCAGCGCTATGATTTGCTGATGTATGGCATGCTGCGCGATGAATGGCTGGCAACGCTCGAATCTTGA